A genomic window from Paenibacillus sp. FSL K6-0276 includes:
- a CDS encoding pyridoxamine 5'-phosphate oxidase family protein, whose amino-acid sequence MDNKQLEQLIIKALDANKFGSFGTIEEGNKPKVRYMAIFHEELKIFLATNRKTHKVEELSDNPNAFLLLGYESGGSKDVLEIEATVAVSKDEGLRTKVWNKELEPWFTGPGDPNYVILELTPTRIEYIGSNKEHGVWTP is encoded by the coding sequence ATGGATAACAAACAACTAGAGCAACTCATTATTAAGGCACTGGATGCTAACAAGTTCGGTTCCTTTGGTACGATCGAAGAAGGAAATAAGCCCAAAGTTCGTTATATGGCCATTTTCCATGAAGAATTGAAGATTTTTTTGGCTACGAATCGCAAGACGCATAAAGTGGAGGAGTTATCTGATAATCCAAATGCATTTTTGCTGCTTGGATATGAGTCAGGCGGAAGCAAAGATGTGCTGGAGATTGAAGCAACCGTTGCCGTTTCTAAGGATGAAGGACTGCGCACCAAGGTGTGGAATAAAGAGCTAGAGCCATGGTTTACAGGACCAGGCGACCCTAATTATGTGATTCTGGAGCTTACTCCAACACGTATCGAGTACATCGGTAGTAATAAAGAGCATGGCGTTTGGACCCCCTAA
- a CDS encoding MTH1187 family thiamine-binding protein has translation MANTLLSIQVIPKTPNNEDSIPYVDKAIEVIQKSGVKHQVNPLETTMEGELCELLEVVRQMQEALIEAGSPSVISQIKIAHNPNGISMDKLTEKYRP, from the coding sequence GTGGCAAACACACTACTCAGCATTCAAGTAATTCCAAAGACTCCAAACAACGAGGACTCCATCCCATACGTAGATAAAGCGATTGAGGTCATTCAGAAATCCGGCGTTAAACATCAGGTAAATCCACTGGAAACCACCATGGAAGGTGAGCTTTGCGAGTTGCTAGAGGTTGTACGTCAGATGCAGGAAGCACTGATCGAGGCAGGCAGTCCAAGCGTGATTTCGCAGATCAAAATCGCTCATAATCCTAACGGAATCAGCATGGATAAATTGACGGAGAAATATCGGCCGTGA
- a CDS encoding ABC transporter ATP-binding protein, whose product MQHRTTEVISSPEAHTAPPALEVSGISKSFFHRRRETNVLNNVSLKVEPQEFVSIVGPSGCGKSTLFHMIGGLVNPDAGTIRMNGKVVTGQRGEISYMPQQPALFPWRTIEDNVLLAGEIKGALRDGAREEARQWLAKVGLSGFEQAYPHMLSGGMQQRAAFLRALLAPQELMLLDEPFSALDALTRSEMQRWLLELWEENRRSVLFITHNIEEALLLSNRIYVFSGRPGSILHTVDVPFLRPRRDEITDSPEFLKLKRQLSQWMREEQAKSGKQPSE is encoded by the coding sequence ATGCAACACAGAACAACAGAAGTCATAAGCTCACCTGAAGCTCATACCGCACCACCTGCTCTTGAAGTAAGTGGCATCTCCAAGTCCTTTTTCCATCGTCGCCGCGAGACGAACGTGCTGAATAACGTCTCTCTTAAGGTAGAACCGCAAGAGTTCGTTTCGATTGTAGGTCCTTCCGGCTGCGGAAAAAGCACCTTATTCCATATGATCGGTGGTCTTGTGAATCCAGATGCTGGAACGATTCGGATGAACGGCAAGGTCGTTACGGGACAGCGCGGTGAAATTAGTTATATGCCGCAACAGCCTGCACTGTTCCCTTGGCGGACGATTGAGGATAATGTGCTGCTTGCCGGTGAAATCAAAGGCGCACTGCGTGATGGCGCTCGTGAGGAAGCGCGGCAGTGGCTCGCCAAGGTTGGGCTAAGCGGGTTCGAACAAGCTTATCCGCATATGCTGTCGGGTGGAATGCAGCAGCGTGCGGCTTTTCTTAGAGCATTGCTCGCTCCGCAGGAACTGATGCTGCTCGATGAACCTTTCAGCGCACTGGATGCGCTAACTCGCAGTGAAATGCAGCGCTGGCTGCTCGAACTGTGGGAGGAGAATCGCCGCTCTGTACTGTTCATCACCCACAACATCGAAGAAGCATTGCTGCTCTCGAATCGTATTTATGTATTTTCGGGCCGCCCTGGCTCCATCCTACATACTGTTGACGTGCCATTTCTACGGCCGCGCCGCGATGAGATTACGGATTCCCCGGAATTCCTTAAACTCAAACGCCAGCTGTCACAATGGATGCGAGAGGAACAAGCTAAAAGCGGGAAGCAACCTTCAGAATAA
- a CDS encoding ABC transporter substrate-binding protein: protein MQVKKALMLSLTCMLILAIAGCGSNNGNTAGNKGNAAESNAATGSNAPKDLTKVKVALDWTPNTNHTGLYVAKDLGYYAEEGLDVEIVQPGAAGSDTMVTSGEAAFGISAQEGLTLARLQGVPLVSIAAIIQHNTSGFAAPVDRNIKSPKDFEGKTYGGWGSPAEEAAMKAIMDPEGGDVKKVKLVSIGEADYFTAVKRDIDFAWIFYAWTGIEAELRGEPLDMLYLKDYAPQLDYYTPVLTTSEKQISENPDLVKAFLKATSKGYQYAIDHPEEAAATLSKAVPELDAELVLASQKWLSPKYKDDAARWGEQKTEVWQNYGDWMYGLKLLDKPLDAASAFTNDFLPAAE, encoded by the coding sequence ATGCAAGTCAAGAAAGCACTCATGCTGAGCCTCACCTGTATGCTCATTCTTGCGATTGCCGGATGCGGCAGCAACAATGGGAATACAGCTGGAAACAAAGGAAATGCTGCGGAATCCAATGCAGCGACCGGATCAAATGCTCCAAAAGATCTTACCAAAGTTAAGGTTGCACTGGACTGGACACCGAACACGAATCATACCGGTCTATACGTAGCCAAGGATCTTGGTTATTACGCTGAAGAAGGTTTGGATGTAGAAATCGTTCAACCCGGCGCCGCAGGTTCCGATACCATGGTTACCTCTGGGGAAGCTGCTTTTGGGATCAGCGCTCAAGAAGGATTGACTCTAGCTCGACTGCAAGGCGTCCCCCTTGTCTCGATTGCAGCCATTATTCAGCATAATACGTCGGGATTCGCCGCTCCAGTGGACCGCAATATTAAATCGCCAAAAGATTTTGAAGGTAAAACCTACGGCGGTTGGGGCTCTCCCGCTGAAGAAGCAGCCATGAAAGCGATCATGGACCCTGAAGGTGGCGACGTGAAGAAGGTTAAGCTCGTCAGCATTGGGGAAGCAGATTATTTCACAGCCGTAAAACGAGACATTGATTTCGCTTGGATCTTCTACGCTTGGACTGGTATTGAAGCCGAACTGCGTGGTGAGCCGCTGGATATGCTGTACTTGAAGGATTATGCGCCTCAGCTCGATTATTACACCCCTGTGCTGACAACGAGTGAGAAGCAAATTTCTGAGAATCCAGATTTGGTGAAGGCTTTCCTGAAAGCCACATCGAAAGGTTATCAATATGCGATTGATCATCCAGAAGAGGCTGCCGCCACGTTATCCAAGGCTGTTCCTGAACTGGATGCCGAGCTTGTCTTAGCTAGCCAGAAATGGCTTAGCCCGAAATACAAGGATGACGCTGCCCGCTGGGGTGAGCAAAAAACCGAAGTCTGGCAGAATTACGGTGACTGGATGTATGGTCTGAAGCTGCTGGATAAACCGCTGGATGCTGCAAGTGCATTCACTAATGATTTTTTACCGGCGGCGGAGTAA
- a CDS encoding response regulator transcription factor — protein sequence MTVTLLYIEDDREIGSVVSADLSERGYSVRWLRSGEGASEEAAPCQLAILDVMLPGLDGFTVGQRLKKAYPNLPILMLSARTSIDDKLQGLEFADDYLTKPFHPDELAARIEVLLRRNGAVVQDSLTLKHLIVYEGDNRIINAQTQEEVMLTGKQFQIFSYLLRHLGQIMTKEQIYEAVWGETYLEGDKTLMVHIRYLREKLEIDPGNPEIIETVRGIGYRVRA from the coding sequence ATGACCGTTACTCTGTTATATATTGAAGATGATCGTGAAATCGGCAGCGTCGTGTCTGCGGATTTAAGTGAGCGGGGGTATAGTGTACGCTGGCTGCGGAGCGGGGAGGGAGCGTCTGAGGAAGCTGCGCCTTGTCAATTGGCTATTCTGGATGTAATGCTTCCGGGCCTGGATGGGTTTACTGTCGGACAAAGATTGAAGAAGGCGTACCCTAATCTGCCGATCTTGATGCTCTCAGCACGAACCTCGATCGATGATAAACTGCAGGGACTGGAGTTCGCGGATGATTATTTGACGAAGCCTTTTCATCCTGATGAATTGGCAGCCAGAATTGAAGTGCTGCTCAGACGGAATGGAGCAGTTGTTCAGGATTCGCTCACGCTTAAGCACCTTATCGTATATGAAGGGGATAACCGGATTATAAATGCTCAGACTCAGGAAGAAGTCATGCTTACGGGTAAGCAATTTCAGATTTTTTCTTATTTGCTGCGTCATCTCGGCCAGATAATGACGAAGGAGCAGATCTATGAAGCCGTCTGGGGAGAAACCTATCTCGAAGGGGATAAAACTTTGATGGTACATATCCGTTATTTGCGTGAAAAGCTGGAGATTGATCCAGGTAATCCGGAAATTATCGAAACTGTCCGTGGGATCGGATACCGGGTAAGAGCATGA
- a CDS encoding nucleotidyltransferase domain-containing protein produces the protein MMKSVLSDILLTPDKLQLHSELLEEIGRYITQEILNHPLLQEDHQRVSIILDGSTALGIVDGQSDVDVIIVCEDESYNSINHRFEEAGLIPEQSSFFMDLKLPSGKTGHYTLHKISEIKEALISGNMEWLWNASVSYIYYDELDLKSLFHSYVPLQPEVLMRFRKNSYIQLRSYARSLDNPVVRGDAFPVLFLAVSLYKEALRCAITIEGYPYPYDKWLVPVAQQTTVGRKILECAGDFWSYLRDDESFAPMYQEDNNFVKMEKRFRKILVDEFRARGINELWLIEWWKFLNE, from the coding sequence CTGACAAGTTGCAGCTTCATAGCGAATTACTAGAGGAGATTGGGCGATACATTACGCAAGAGATTCTAAATCACCCTTTATTGCAAGAGGATCATCAACGGGTAAGCATTATCCTTGATGGATCAACCGCACTCGGAATAGTGGATGGGCAGTCGGATGTGGATGTAATCATTGTTTGTGAAGATGAATCTTACAACAGTATTAATCATCGGTTCGAGGAAGCGGGGCTGATTCCGGAGCAAAGTAGTTTTTTTATGGATTTAAAACTTCCGAGTGGGAAGACAGGACATTATACACTTCATAAAATATCTGAGATCAAAGAAGCGTTAATAAGCGGGAATATGGAATGGCTTTGGAATGCATCAGTGTCCTATATTTACTACGACGAGTTGGATCTGAAGTCACTTTTTCATTCCTATGTTCCACTCCAACCTGAAGTACTAATGAGATTTCGTAAAAATTCATACATACAGCTAAGAAGCTATGCGAGAAGTCTAGATAATCCTGTAGTTCGTGGCGACGCCTTTCCCGTCCTGTTCTTAGCGGTTTCTCTTTATAAGGAAGCTTTACGCTGTGCAATCACTATTGAAGGTTATCCGTATCCCTATGACAAATGGCTTGTTCCCGTAGCGCAGCAAACGACCGTTGGCAGAAAAATTCTGGAGTGTGCAGGCGATTTTTGGAGTTATCTTAGAGATGATGAGTCCTTTGCTCCTATGTACCAGGAGGACAATAACTTTGTTAAAATGGAAAAACGATTTCGGAAGATCCTTGTGGATGAATTTCGTGCGCGAGGGATAAATGAGCTTTGGTTAATCGAGTGGTGGAAGTTTTTGAATGAGTGA
- a CDS encoding flavocytochrome c yields MKKTTSSALILILSVMLVLAGCGNSNSNSTGNSSGNENKSKVNETAKNDKTEAVSGASEASYTPLDQLKDSYDIVIVGAGGAGMSAALEAKAKGLNPVIFEKMPVAGGNTSKSSSGMNASQTKFQKDQGIEDSNDKFYEETLKGGHDTNDKEMLRFFVDNSASAIDWLDSIGIRLNNITITGGMSEKRTHRPEDGSAVGQYLVKGLVKNLQEKEIPLFVNADVKEITQKDGKTNGVKVLFNQADEKTITAKAVVVTTGGFGANMDMISKVRPDLEGYVTTNQIGSTGDGIKMIEALGGTTVDMDQIQVHPTVQQEKSYLIGEAVRGEGSILVNSEGTRFVNELTTRDKVTAAINALPEKAATLVFDSGVKSRVKAIEQYDKMGFVIKADSIEALAKEIGVPADKLKATLDTWNSAVKNKNDAEFGRTTGMDNDLSAGPFYAIKIAPGIHYTMGGVKINTNTEVLNKDGAAIPGLFAAGEVTGGLHGQNRIGGNSVAEIIIFGRQAGIKSAEFVQAQ; encoded by the coding sequence ATGAAAAAGACAACAAGCTCTGCCCTTATTCTCATTCTCTCTGTCATGCTCGTTCTCGCAGGATGCGGTAACAGTAATAGCAACAGCACAGGTAATAGTAGTGGCAACGAGAACAAGAGTAAGGTAAATGAGACGGCTAAAAATGATAAAACAGAAGCCGTATCAGGCGCATCAGAAGCAAGTTACACACCACTGGATCAATTAAAAGATAGTTACGATATCGTTATTGTCGGTGCTGGCGGTGCGGGAATGTCTGCTGCACTAGAAGCAAAGGCTAAAGGCTTGAACCCGGTTATTTTCGAAAAAATGCCAGTTGCTGGCGGGAATACAAGTAAATCCTCGTCGGGGATGAACGCTTCCCAAACGAAATTCCAAAAAGATCAAGGCATTGAAGACAGCAATGATAAGTTTTATGAAGAGACACTAAAGGGCGGCCATGACACGAACGATAAAGAGATGCTTCGTTTCTTCGTTGACAATTCCGCAAGTGCTATCGATTGGCTGGATTCAATTGGAATCAGACTGAACAATATCACGATTACAGGCGGCATGAGTGAAAAACGTACCCACCGTCCAGAAGACGGCTCTGCGGTAGGCCAATACCTTGTCAAAGGCTTGGTTAAGAACTTACAAGAAAAAGAAATCCCACTGTTTGTAAACGCAGATGTTAAGGAAATCACCCAAAAAGATGGTAAGACTAACGGTGTCAAAGTACTGTTTAACCAAGCCGATGAGAAAACCATTACAGCGAAGGCAGTTGTTGTAACAACTGGTGGTTTCGGTGCTAATATGGACATGATCTCTAAAGTCAGACCTGATCTGGAAGGATACGTTACTACTAACCAGATCGGTAGTACCGGCGACGGCATCAAGATGATTGAGGCACTTGGTGGAACAACGGTTGATATGGATCAAATCCAGGTTCACCCAACGGTACAACAAGAAAAATCTTACCTGATCGGGGAAGCAGTTCGCGGTGAAGGATCTATCCTCGTTAACAGTGAAGGTACACGGTTCGTAAACGAATTGACTACACGTGATAAAGTTACTGCAGCTATCAATGCACTTCCTGAAAAGGCGGCTACACTTGTCTTTGATTCCGGCGTAAAATCACGCGTTAAAGCGATTGAACAATATGATAAAATGGGCTTCGTAATCAAAGCGGATTCCATCGAGGCATTGGCAAAAGAAATCGGCGTTCCAGCAGATAAGTTGAAAGCTACACTCGATACTTGGAACAGCGCAGTAAAGAACAAGAACGATGCTGAATTCGGCAGAACAACAGGGATGGACAACGACTTGTCCGCGGGTCCTTTCTACGCGATTAAGATCGCTCCTGGGATTCACTACACCATGGGCGGTGTGAAGATCAATACGAACACAGAAGTATTAAATAAAGACGGTGCAGCTATTCCTGGCCTGTTTGCAGCAGGTGAAGTTACAGGTGGATTGCACGGTCAAAACCGGATCGGCGGTAACTCTGTGGCAGAAATCATTATTTTCGGCCGTCAAGCAGGGATTAAATCTGCTGAGTTCGTACAAGCACAATAA
- a CDS encoding ABC transporter permease, translating to MRSTWKLIWPPLVAVVFFLTVWQLSVSLFSIEPWILPSPADIARESTSNASGLWAHTMATLRLTLIGFPIGTAVGLIVALLLHLLPWAKRAFYPLIILSQNVPSIALGPLLIIWFGFGLLPKIVLITLVCFFPVAVAAMGGLSQSDQVMVNYMKMAGASKWQIFTKLELPSSIPALFSGVKISATYAVMGAVVAEWIGADKGIGYYMLLQKSAYRTDRMFVAIVIIVLLSLVLFAIIALLEKWLVRWKPRRNS from the coding sequence GTGAGATCGACCTGGAAGCTAATATGGCCGCCCCTTGTGGCGGTCGTCTTCTTTTTAACCGTATGGCAACTATCCGTTTCTCTTTTTTCTATCGAACCTTGGATTCTGCCGAGTCCTGCTGATATTGCTCGTGAATCCACCAGTAATGCCTCAGGTCTCTGGGCTCATACTATGGCTACGCTTCGGCTCACGTTAATCGGCTTTCCCATTGGTACGGCTGTAGGCCTGATCGTCGCTCTACTGCTGCATCTTTTGCCTTGGGCCAAACGGGCTTTTTATCCACTCATTATTCTGAGTCAAAATGTTCCCTCCATCGCACTCGGGCCGCTGCTCATCATCTGGTTCGGCTTCGGTCTTTTGCCCAAAATCGTGTTGATTACGCTGGTATGTTTCTTCCCGGTAGCTGTCGCTGCTATGGGCGGCTTGTCCCAAAGTGATCAGGTCATGGTGAATTATATGAAAATGGCGGGTGCAAGCAAGTGGCAAATCTTCACCAAGCTAGAGCTGCCCTCTTCTATTCCGGCACTATTCTCTGGTGTGAAAATATCCGCCACCTATGCGGTTATGGGAGCCGTGGTCGCAGAATGGATTGGCGCAGATAAAGGTATTGGCTATTATATGCTTCTCCAGAAATCCGCTTATCGTACAGATCGGATGTTTGTCGCTATTGTTATTATCGTGCTTCTTAGTCTTGTACTCTTTGCTATTATTGCCCTGCTTGAGAAATGGCTTGTACGCTGGAAGCCGCGCCGTAACTCATAG
- a CDS encoding HAMP domain-containing sensor histidine kinase — MRGLDRIRKQRSSSLLSGYLLIIVSALLFIPVVLPLSFAVYNMVNEATKGAPPVDTSLYSNIAALENMWHKEALHLENASTEAINERLHELSRKYTETTMFWVDGQGMTQLILTPDEGDPDKIYSGVPDQWTAAEAIYFMKESTKLDPLAIVAFMGDKVEAGKGFMVMQIPRKLLNKGAYGGVGAWAWYYFVLFALFGGFALVSLLFFRKIRKRLLQLQTAMTITGPDRMPKSIATGKPDEIGRLEEAFNTMVAKLDASRKRELEEEELRKRLVSNLSHDLRTPLTVIRSHIHVMTKENLTPQGQQSLQLMDKRIADLSVLIENLLSYNLLNSGRITLKRERKDVLRLLRESAAAWYPVWEKENFEIDIDLEAEPLFWMVDEVWFRRILDNLFQNIVRHASSGLYVGISTESRNGQRVIMITDHGRGIQSPSDYKGVGLGLSIVDLLMKHMELEWDMESTGVGTSVVIFIPHDEI, encoded by the coding sequence ATGAGAGGATTAGACCGCATTCGCAAGCAGCGCAGCTCCTCATTGTTATCGGGGTATTTGCTTATTATCGTTTCTGCACTGCTATTTATTCCTGTGGTTCTTCCGTTGTCCTTTGCTGTCTACAATATGGTTAACGAAGCGACTAAAGGTGCTCCACCTGTAGACACATCCTTATATTCGAATATTGCTGCGCTGGAGAATATGTGGCATAAAGAGGCACTTCACTTAGAAAATGCTTCTACGGAAGCTATAAATGAACGGCTACATGAACTGAGTCGGAAATACACTGAGACCACTATGTTTTGGGTAGATGGGCAGGGAATGACCCAGTTGATTCTTACACCTGATGAAGGTGATCCGGATAAGATTTATAGCGGAGTTCCTGATCAGTGGACTGCGGCTGAGGCTATTTATTTTATGAAAGAAAGTACGAAGCTAGATCCTTTAGCCATCGTTGCCTTCATGGGGGACAAAGTGGAAGCAGGTAAAGGGTTTATGGTGATGCAAATTCCAAGAAAGCTGCTAAACAAAGGGGCTTATGGGGGAGTCGGGGCTTGGGCTTGGTATTACTTTGTGCTCTTTGCTCTTTTTGGAGGGTTCGCTCTGGTTTCTTTGCTATTCTTTAGAAAAATACGTAAACGGCTACTACAGCTACAAACCGCGATGACGATTACGGGACCAGATCGAATGCCTAAATCTATAGCGACAGGCAAACCAGATGAGATCGGCCGACTGGAGGAAGCTTTTAACACGATGGTGGCGAAGCTTGACGCAAGTCGAAAGAGGGAACTGGAAGAGGAGGAACTACGCAAACGTCTAGTATCCAACCTATCTCATGATTTGCGTACACCGCTAACAGTTATCCGCAGCCACATCCATGTAATGACTAAGGAGAACTTAACCCCACAAGGGCAACAGTCCTTACAGCTCATGGATAAGCGTATCGCGGATCTTAGCGTCTTGATCGAGAATCTTTTATCCTACAATCTTCTCAACAGCGGACGGATCACCTTGAAGCGGGAGCGTAAGGATGTCTTGCGCTTGTTGCGGGAAAGTGCCGCTGCTTGGTACCCCGTATGGGAAAAAGAGAACTTCGAGATCGATATTGATCTGGAGGCTGAACCGCTATTCTGGATGGTGGACGAGGTGTGGTTTCGCCGTATTCTTGACAATCTGTTTCAGAATATAGTTCGTCATGCTAGCAGTGGTCTTTATGTAGGGATTTCTACCGAGTCCCGCAATGGGCAACGTGTCATTATGATTACGGATCATGGTAGAGGCATCCAGAGTCCATCCGATTACAAAGGAGTAGGATTAGGGCTGTCTATTGTGGATCTATTGATGAAGCATATGGAGCTAGAGTGGGATATGGAGAGTACAGGAGTAGGCACCTCCGTTGTAATTTTTATTCCGCATGATGAAATTTAA
- a CDS encoding MFS transporter: protein MKKLIWIGCLSYFVIGLAHVVLGSILPVLLQHYDQNYSAGGQLIFSQFAGFLAGVLVSPLLNRRFGKRGGIIIATALLLTAEIAYAFLPPWGWMYVIAVAAGFGFGMIEAVIGTIIIGAVTEGTAIAMSRLEVLFGIGALVMPLIASPLIANGAWRLAFLIVAAFSFISLILWGRGHFGNLQRILDERAPRKVSASSRSSTRLPYKGKQWILLGIFILFFFLYVGTEMSLVNFMPAIFIAKLGMTESAAALTVTFFWLAMSTGRLFAGVIAEKISYRMYILSSCLLTLLLLALFPFTENRMAAFIVILLLGLFMSGIFSIALVFSSKMLPGAEESTPSIMIAAGGVGGALLPLFMGWSMDHLKVAQTAGLLAAFAAFLFLLSIAAWRFQSSQTVKAKSSRV from the coding sequence GTGAAAAAACTGATTTGGATCGGCTGTCTTTCCTACTTTGTCATTGGACTTGCTCATGTAGTGCTGGGATCTATTCTTCCCGTTCTGCTACAGCATTATGACCAAAATTACAGTGCCGGCGGGCAATTAATCTTTAGTCAATTCGCTGGTTTTCTGGCTGGTGTGCTTGTCTCTCCCCTACTCAATCGCCGTTTTGGCAAACGAGGAGGCATCATTATCGCCACCGCTCTTCTCCTGACTGCTGAAATTGCGTATGCTTTTCTACCACCTTGGGGGTGGATGTATGTCATCGCTGTTGCGGCTGGCTTTGGTTTCGGCATGATCGAAGCCGTCATCGGCACCATCATTATCGGAGCTGTGACAGAAGGAACCGCGATTGCGATGAGCCGACTTGAAGTCCTATTTGGGATAGGAGCACTCGTGATGCCGCTAATCGCCAGTCCGCTCATTGCTAACGGAGCATGGAGGTTGGCATTTCTAATTGTTGCTGCCTTCTCATTCATTTCTCTCATCCTCTGGGGAAGAGGTCATTTCGGGAATCTGCAGCGCATACTGGATGAGCGAGCTCCTCGTAAAGTCTCAGCTTCTTCGCGATCCAGCACACGACTTCCGTATAAAGGGAAGCAATGGATTCTGCTTGGCATCTTCATACTTTTCTTCTTTCTTTATGTAGGCACGGAGATGAGTCTGGTCAACTTTATGCCCGCCATCTTTATCGCCAAGCTAGGGATGACGGAATCTGCAGCGGCGCTGACAGTCACTTTCTTTTGGCTAGCTATGTCTACAGGAAGACTGTTTGCTGGAGTGATCGCAGAGAAAATTTCTTATCGCATGTATATTTTGAGTAGCTGTTTACTGACCTTGTTACTGCTGGCTCTTTTTCCGTTCACAGAAAATCGAATGGCTGCGTTCATTGTCATTCTGCTGCTGGGGCTATTTATGTCCGGTATTTTCTCCATTGCTCTAGTCTTCTCCAGCAAGATGCTGCCAGGAGCCGAAGAGTCGACACCCAGCATAATGATCGCTGCTGGAGGTGTCGGTGGAGCTCTGCTACCCCTATTCATGGGCTGGTCTATGGACCATCTAAAGGTGGCACAGACCGCAGGGTTACTTGCCGCTTTTGCCGCCTTCTTGTTCTTGCTGAGCATTGCCGCATGGAGATTCCAATCGAGCCAAACGGTGAAAGCAAAAAGTTCTCGTGTTTAG
- a CDS encoding WecB/TagA/CpsF family glycosyltransferase, translating to MIGTVSILGVPFSKLTLHETTLHLTEHIQSGESKLFHLITANPEITITSQSDEQLRTILHEADLITPDGIGIVMASRRKGDPIAERVTGYELLLELLAQGNKLGWSFYFLGTDELTSCQAVEAITHAYPNVKIAGRHNGFLTKEEEPSIVAEIQRAQPDFLIVAMGAPYSDKWVYKHKVELTQVKVVFGVGGSLDVIAGKVKPAPPIWKKLNLEWLHRLLFAPVAKGQKSRWRRQSVLPKFVFQAMIRK from the coding sequence ATGATTGGGACAGTCTCTATATTAGGAGTTCCTTTTTCAAAACTAACATTACACGAGACGACACTTCATCTAACAGAACATATTCAATCTGGGGAATCCAAGCTATTTCATTTGATAACGGCAAACCCGGAAATTACGATAACAAGTCAATCGGACGAGCAGCTTCGAACCATACTTCATGAGGCAGATTTGATTACCCCTGACGGGATCGGCATTGTGATGGCTTCAAGAAGAAAAGGCGACCCTATTGCTGAAAGAGTTACGGGGTATGAGCTACTTCTTGAGCTGCTCGCACAAGGGAATAAGCTGGGATGGAGTTTTTATTTCTTAGGCACGGATGAGCTAACAAGCTGCCAAGCGGTCGAAGCGATCACTCACGCCTATCCGAATGTGAAGATTGCGGGAAGACATAATGGATTTCTTACCAAAGAGGAGGAGCCTTCTATTGTGGCAGAGATTCAGCGTGCACAGCCGGATTTCCTGATTGTTGCTATGGGTGCGCCGTACTCTGATAAATGGGTTTACAAGCACAAAGTGGAGCTTACGCAGGTTAAGGTTGTTTTTGGCGTGGGCGGAAGTTTGGATGTCATAGCGGGGAAAGTGAAGCCAGCACCTCCGATATGGAAAAAGCTCAACTTGGAGTGGCTGCATCGACTATTATTCGCCCCAGTTGCCAAAGGACAAAAGTCGCGGTGGCGAAGACAGTCCGTACTACCCAAGTTTGTGTTTCAAGCGATGATTAGAAAATAA